From the Ascaphus truei isolate aAscTru1 chromosome 15, aAscTru1.hap1, whole genome shotgun sequence genome, one window contains:
- the LOC142466850 gene encoding uncharacterized protein LOC142466850 — protein MRTEQSCNIPINMTENASFNQSSQLINNVTASHSKTYILAAATGKNLAESEKSLTWLSDQNLQKRTQTGERPHVCRECGKGFSVSPSLKTHMRTHTGERPHVCGECGKGFSQLSHLNTHIRSHKGERPHVCGECRKGFIQLSHLNRHIKTHTGERPHVCGECGKGFSDLFSLNTHKRTHTGERPHVCGECGKGFSVLSRLNTHIWTHTGERPHVCGECGKAFSGLSHLNTHKRTHTGERPHVCGECRKGFIQLSHLNRHIRTHTGERPHVCGECGKGFSDLFSLNTHKRTHTGERPHVCGECEKGFSVLSRLNTHVWTHTGERPHVCGECGKAFSGLSHLHTHKRTHTGERPNVFGECGKRFSDLSSLIRHRRTHTGERPHVCGECGKGFSVLFSLNKHKMTHTGERPHVCGE, from the coding sequence atgaggacagaacaatcttgcaacattccaataaatatgacagaaaatgcatctttcaaccagtcaagtcaattaataaacaatgtaactgcttctcattccaaaacATATATATTGGCAGCTGCCACAGGAAAAAATCTTGCAGAAAGTGAgaagagtctgacttggttatcagaccagaacctACAGAAGAGGACCCAGaccggggagagaccgcatgtatgcagggaatgtgggaagggatttagtgtgtcaccCAGCCTGAAAACACAcatgagaacacacacaggggagagaccacatgtatgtggggaatgtgggaagggatttagtcagttatcccacctgaacacacacattagGTCACACaaaggggagagaccacatgtatgtggggaatgtaggAAGGGATTTAttcagttatcccacctgaacagacACAttaagacacacacaggggagagaccacatgtatgtggggagtgtggaaagggatttagtgacttattcagcctgaacacacacaagaggacacacacaggggagagaccacatgtatgtggtgaatgtgggaagggatttagtgtgttatcccgACTGAACACACACAtttggacacacacaggggagagaccacatgtatgtggggaatgtgggaaggcatTTAGtgggttatcccacctgaacacacacaagaggacacacacaggggagagaccgcatgtatgtggggaatgtaggAAGGGATTTAttcagttatcccacctgaacagacatattaggacacacacaggggagagaccacatgtatgtggggagtgtggaaagggatttagtgacttattcagcctgaacacacacaagaggacacacacaggggagagaccacatgtatgtggtgaatgtgagaagggatttagtgtgttatcccgACTGAACACACACGTTtggacacatacaggggagagaccacatgtatgtggggaatgtgggaaagcATTTAGTGGGTTATcccacctgcacacacacaagaggacacacacaggggagagaccgaaTGTATTTGGTGAATGTGGGAAgcgatttagtgacttatccagcctaaTCAGACACCGGAGGACACATactggggagagaccacatgtatgtggggaatgtgggaagggatttagtgtttTATTTAGCCTGAACAAacacaagatgacacacacaggggagagaccgcatgtatgtggggaatga